The proteins below are encoded in one region of Plutella xylostella chromosome Z, ilPluXylo3.1, whole genome shotgun sequence:
- the LOC119694804 gene encoding FK506-binding protein 5, producing the protein MRAFVVLACVAMAAARPEPPVGYSYQAPGPRYSSASSYNSASLGHSGGHLGGLSHSSGLSLGHSAGGLSHGGLSHGGFSQGISQGGISQGGYISAQGSDSFSGGYAGGYSGAPLVQKHIYVHVPPPEPVEQRIPNIPAVAPPQKHYKIIFIKAPTPPTPTAPIIPVQPQNEEKTLVYVLVKKPEEQPDIVIPTPAPTQPSKPEVYFIKYQTQKENGGISSGIGSGISSGIGAGSSNFASSLSQSGVSEEASSSGITSFGGDEGAAEGGHASTQYGPPGHVAGPLQH; encoded by the exons ATGCGCGCATTCGTG GTCCTCGCGTGCGTGGCcatggcggcggcgcggccggaGCCCCCGGTCGGCTACAGCTACCAGGCGCCCGGCCCGCGCTACTCATCTGCTTCCAGCTACAACTCCGCCTCGCTCGGCCACTCCGGCGGCCACCTGGGCGGCCTCTCGCACTCCTCCGGGCTCAGCCTCGGCCACTCGGCCGGCGGCCTCTCCCACGGAGGACTCTCCCACGGCGGATTCTCCCAGGGCATCTCTCAGGGAGGCATCTCCCAAGGAGGCTACATCAGCGCCCAGGGCAGTGACTCCTTCAGCGGCGGATACGCCGGCGGCTACTCCGGCGCTCCTCTCGTCCAGAAGCACATCTACGTCCACGTGCCGCCCCCAGAGCCCGTGGAGCAGAGGATCCCCAACATCCCCGCCGTCGCTCCCCCCCAGAAGCACTACAAGATCATCTTCATCAAGGCCCCGACCCCGCCCACCCCCACCGCGCCCATCATCCCCGTGCAGCCCCAGAACGAGGAGAAGACCCTCGTCTACGTGCTCGTCAAGAAGCCCGAGGAGCAGCCCGACATCGTCATCCCCACCCCCGCCCCGACTCAGCCCTCCAAACCCGAGGTCTACTTCATCAAGTACCAGACCCAGAAGGAGAACGGTGGAATTAGCTCTGGAATTGGCTCTGGAATCAGCTCTGGAATTGGCGCTGGCAGCAGCAATTTTGCCAGCTCTCTGTCGCAAAGCGGCGTCAGTGAGGAGGCCTCATCCAGTGGCATCACCAGCTTCGGCGGCGACGAGGGCGCGGCGGAGGGCGGCCACGCCAGCACGCAGTACGGACCCCCCGGCCACGTCGCTGGACCGCTCCAACACTAG